The Rhodamnia argentea isolate NSW1041297 chromosome 7, ASM2092103v1, whole genome shotgun sequence genome contains the following window.
TACAGATTCTCCAACAAGTAGCTGATGATTGCATACTAGTAAAAGAATAAGTTGCTAGGGTGGCGTTCGCctctttttatttactttcaaTGTCTCATTGTCACTTGCATTACTTTAGGATAGGATAAGAGGCCAAACAATGCAGGAATCAGAGGAGTGGTTACCATAGCAAGAGGTTTCAAAGTCAGTGAGCAAGCGAGCTTCTAGAATTCTTTAACTCTTTCAGAATTGATCAACCTAATAAGAGAAGTTGGGCTTCTTTACTCATGGGAGCTGAATCGCagattttcatttattattcaCGGTCCTTCTCGGTTTATCCAGTCATACTGCTAGGTGCTATGCTTCTGGAATAAGCGGTGCAGCTAGTTAGGATGCATAGTCATGCCTGGGACAGTGGTAGCTAGTTTGCCTTTTGTTTCACCCGTGAATTATATGTTGCTATTTCCTATGATccacttatatatatatatataaaattgagGCAGAATTGTCCTTTGCATATATGTGAACAAAATAGTTAATCATTTTCACAAAGCTGGGGGTCATTTCTCTGTATCTTAAGTACATCACCATTTGACATGCACAACTGCAACCTGAGTTAGATAGTTTTGCTGGAAAGGAAAAGATCAAGGAGAGTACGTATACATCAACAGGGGACAGAATACTTAATTTTTAATAAGCGTCATATGTTAGAACCAAAATTGATTTCCCATGATCAAAATTCTTGTACGAAATTTTGCAAGGAAAGTATTTAGCCAACAACAGTCTGTTTTCAGCACAATCTCGATAATTCTATGGAGTCATGGTGTATTTTAATGCCAAAATCTTCCAACTATATGCATTCAATATGGACAGGGACCCGCGAGTTTGTAAGAGTGACTCGCAAATCTGAACCGGATGATCTGTTAAACTCTGCCATTGGTGGCTTTGCTAGCGGTGCTATCCTTGGGCGGCTCCAAGGtcagaactctctctctcttgtgagTGGGTGAGCAGAATGGAGGAGGACTGAGCTTACTATTGTTTCCGATGATTACTATTGTTCATCATATGGGGTCTTCATTTCCAGGATCATCGCAACGTAAAATTTCAgctttgaagttcaagttgATCTCGAATAGTTGGCTTTAGGATTACCAGTATATTGTCTGATGACACCGATGTCGTGGTCACTTTGTATTTTCTCCTCAGCTCCTTACTTGCTTGTCTTTTGGATACTGCATCCCTATTTCTTGTGGGCTTTACTAAGGTTATGCATGGAGATTTGGGTTTATCTTCTCTATAAAACAGCTTTAGAAGACAGCTAAATGAGGAAGTATGTATTATTTCATTATCCTCTGCTGAGAAGTTCTAACGCTACAAGCTCTTTAGACTCTAGAACTTTTTCAGTGGAATTGCACAGTCATCCTAGTATTTTAACAAGTGCCAATGCGTAGACATTGCATCTACTTGATGGTTGTTCGACAAGCCACTTCTGTTATATCGTTCTTAGCAACTCTACACAGTAATTTGGTTATGTTGCCTTCGAAAATGGATCTGTATCCAATTGCTTTGCAATACCAGGTGGGCAAGGTGGAGCCATGAAGTATTCAGTTTTGTTTGCCATTGTGGGGACGGCTATGGACTTTGCTATTTTGAAATTGAGACCATTCTTGAAGAGCAGCGAGTCGTTGAAACTGCCAGAGTGGTCCCCTATTCCAAGTACTCGATGAGGAACAGCTTGCCGCAAAGAAAGCTAGGGAACAGCAGCTCTATTCCCAAACAACGCTTGGTAAACTGAACAAAGAAGATTCTTGAGGAAATTGAGGGTTAGAGATAGCATATAAGGAAAATAGAGTGCCTTGGGGGGAGACTCTTTTATCATGTTACCCAAATTTTGACCCAGTTGGGAACTTTGTTGTACCTGCTTTGCTAATTGTTATTCTTGGCTCACTGAAAGGCAATCTCCCATTTGATGTTATCGCAGAAGTGCACTTTCTTGATGAGGGGTTGAGATTTGGATGagctcatttgatttgattaggtTCTATCTGCAGTCGGCAGCAGCTCTTAAATTGGGTGTGTTGCAACTTGTAACACCATAAAGAGCTATGTCCAAATCAGAGAAACTAGTGTAGCTCAAGTTAAACTTTGAAGGGAAGATTGACTAACGTGATGAAGTGATTCGAGGGAGGATGATCATGAATCCTCCACATGGCTTGTGCTGAAGGTTTTTCCACGATTTTTCTTTCTGGGTAGCTGGCAAAACCCCAGCAGTTCAATTATTGAG
Protein-coding sequences here:
- the LOC115742425 gene encoding LOW QUALITY PROTEIN: uncharacterized protein LOC115742425 (The sequence of the model RefSeq protein was modified relative to this genomic sequence to represent the inferred CDS: deleted 1 base in 1 codon), whose protein sequence is MASNRDPKPSQAELPSSSSSSSSDDWKGRVLLPALLAGIAGGGYGLVSKHRKVHGLANISTTYAANCAIVMGCYCGTREFVRVTRKSEPDDLLNSAIGGFASGAILGRLQGGQGGAMKYSVLFAIVGTAMDFAILKLRPFLKSSESLKLPEWSPIQVLDEEQLAAKKAREQQLYSQTTLGKLNKEDS